A genomic segment from Drosophila kikkawai strain 14028-0561.14 unplaced genomic scaffold, DkikHiC1v2 scaffold_338, whole genome shotgun sequence encodes:
- the LOC138929567 gene encoding uncharacterized protein → MPDQQSHPSTATHQQIQSTPSTSQANVQTFLAVNTQGVLLSTALIEVCHLGIKYSARALIDSGSEATFISERLFNLIKLPYESIQAQVSGVNLSVAAQPRKRCQLIIGSSVKPHIQIETCAYVLPQLAGNLPSYTLPEASLKDLPPLQLADPNFFRSSQIDVLIGADILPSILLSGSHSNICGTLLGQETIFGWILCGPIAASPTSKVCSFSARLAVKESKLDSILTKFWEVEDVPVKLVKESTSVCEENFIRSTKRSEDGRYVVSLPFKEPDNIKLGHSRPIALAQYLRNEMRLSKDLPLKEQYDSVIREYLDLGHMHQHHDEGSRRVQRFQSLIKREQPQ, encoded by the exons ATGCCTGACCAGCAGTCCCATCCATCCACAGCAACCCATCAACagatacagtccactccatcgACGAGTCAAGCGAATGTGCAAACGTTTCTTGCCGTTAACACGCAAGGGGTCCTACTGAGTACGGCATTGATAGAagtttgccatttgggcatAAAATACTCAGCACGGGCACTCATTGACTCAGGTTCCGAGGCAACCTTCATCTCAGAACGGTTGTTCAACCTAATTAAGTTGCCATATGAGTCCATTCAAGCCCAAGTTTCGGGGGTCAACCTTTCCGTTGCCGCTCAGCCTCGTAAGAGGTGTCAACTCATCATAGGTTCTTCCGTCAAGCCCCATATCCAGATTGAAACTTGTGCATACGTGTTACCCCAGTTAGCTGGTAATCTCCCATCCTACACTCTACCAGAGGCCTCATTAAAGGATCTTCCACCGTTGCAACTAGCAGATCCAAATTTCTTCCGAAGCTCGCAGATTGACGTGCTTATTGGTGCCGATATCCTGCCATCGATCCTCCTAAGCGGCTCCCATTCCAATATTTGTGGAACACTCCTGGGTCAAGAGACCATATTCGGGTGGATTCTTTGCGGTCCGATTGCAGCGAGTCCCACAAGCAAAGTCTGCTCCTTTTCAGCCCGATTAGCAGTCAAGGAATCCAAACTAGACAGCAtcctcacaaaattttgggaggtggaggatgtTCCAGTGAAGCTGGTTAAGGAATCCACCTCGGTTTGCGAGGAGAACTTTATCCGATCCACCAAAAGAAGTGAGGATGGAAGATATGTTGTTTCGTTGCCCTTTAAAGAGCCGGACAATATTAAGCTTGGACATTCCAGACCCATCGCACTAGCTCAGTACCTCCGAAACGAAATGCGATTAAGTAAAGATCTTCCATTGAAGGAGCAGTACGACTCAGTCATTCGAGAGTACTTAGACTTAGGTCATATGCACCAA CACCACGACGAAGGTTCGCGTCGTGTTCAACGCTTCCAATCCCTCATCAAACGGGAACAGCCTCAAtga